CTGACCATGTACGTGGCCGAACACAGCTGGAAGTGGATGAGCAAGCATATCCTCGGCCTGCTGATCCTGGTCGCCCCGCTGATCCCCGGCCTGCGCTTCGTGCGCGTGGTGGCGGCGCTGTACGCGCTGCACCGCGGCTCGCTCTCCTGGGTGCGCGGGCATATCAACATCTACATCGCCTGCGCGGGCGCGCTGCTGCTCTCCACCGGAGCGCTGCTGGTGCTCGAGGCGGAACGCGGCGTGCCCGGCGCGTCGATCGACAACTACACGGACGCGCTGTGGTGGGCCTTCGTGTCCGTGACCACCATCGGATACGGCGAATACTATCCGGTGACGGCCGAAGGCAAACTCATCACGGTGGCGGTGGTGATCGCCGGCATCGCCCTGATCGGTGTGATCACCGGTGCCTGCGCCGCGTGGGTGATCAAGGAGATCAGCCTCAACGGCGACAAAACCGCGCCCGTCACCACCGCCCAGGCCGACAAAAT
Above is a window of Bifidobacterium eulemuris DNA encoding:
- a CDS encoding potassium channel family protein, with amino-acid sequence MTSLVKWAKRVPRILHDMPMAEWDRSNRWALLGSAVAFLALYAVDVICQPPAGVSLGIEILLNLLWVFYAVDYILTMYVAEHSWKWMSKHILGLLILVAPLIPGLRFVRVVAALYALHRGSLSWVRGHINIYIACAGALLLSTGALLVLEAERGVPGASIDNYTDALWWAFVSVTTIGYGEYYPVTAEGKLITVAVVIAGIALIGVITGACAAWVIKEISLNGDKTAPVTTAQADKIERKLEMLSDRVGELHKRMR